The following proteins are co-located in the Microbulbifer sp. VAAF005 genome:
- a CDS encoding porin family protein, with protein MKISRWFLLLPALTISSFSMAVEKPFYLGIGTGNYAFDGQKDLPDYYQAGEQFTDHARSTEIYVGYQFHKYFSVEAEYNHFNETYSTYATNVTYITDDETINADNIQINSVVQYPVLESLTLNALLGISYTRVDSVYRPKSSWLHDGPLSPIDESKDNSFDLTYGIGATYNFTDSFSSRLQWTRIDNDIVRISGASLSLEVRF; from the coding sequence ATGAAAATTTCTAGATGGTTTCTACTACTCCCGGCTTTGACAATCTCCAGCTTCTCTATGGCTGTAGAAAAACCATTTTATTTAGGAATAGGCACTGGCAACTATGCTTTTGATGGTCAAAAAGACCTCCCAGATTATTATCAAGCAGGTGAGCAATTTACGGATCATGCTCGCTCGACCGAGATATATGTCGGCTACCAATTCCATAAGTATTTTTCTGTGGAGGCCGAGTACAATCACTTTAACGAGACCTACAGCACTTACGCAACCAATGTCACATATATTACTGATGATGAGACTATTAATGCCGACAACATTCAGATAAATTCTGTTGTTCAGTACCCCGTATTGGAAAGCCTTACTTTGAACGCCCTACTAGGCATTTCATACACTAGGGTCGACAGTGTATATAGGCCAAAATCAAGTTGGCTACACGATGGCCCCTTAAGCCCTATTGATGAATCCAAGGATAATAGTTTCGATCTGACCTACGGTATTGGAGCGACCTACAACTTTACCGACAGCTTTTCAAGCAGGCTGCAGTGGACAAGAATCGATAATGACATCGTGAGAATAAGCGGGGCCTCTCTGTCACTGGAAGTTCGCTTCTAA
- a CDS encoding DUF1993 family protein — translation MQISIKSLLHNYLSQLLSIVTKIPQEIFHKQLAPDMFSLAENAKIAANFSLRGYCPLVDQKIVTFGEDGNTKEIILRTIQKTLNYLDSLPEVIDLDSSRRINDKAGFTTVDLPQPQYIHQYIIPNFLFHMSMVYAIARHCGVPLSKGDFDGFHSYPTGFTFI, via the coding sequence ATGCAAATATCTATCAAGAGCCTCCTTCATAATTATCTTTCCCAACTACTTTCAATTGTGACTAAAATTCCGCAGGAAATATTTCACAAGCAGCTGGCACCTGACATGTTCAGCTTAGCCGAGAATGCAAAAATTGCAGCCAATTTTTCTCTTCGCGGATATTGCCCACTCGTTGACCAGAAAATTGTGACATTTGGAGAAGATGGGAATACAAAGGAAATTATTCTGAGAACCATCCAGAAAACACTAAATTATTTAGATTCTTTACCCGAAGTAATCGATCTGGACAGTAGTAGAAGAATCAATGATAAAGCGGGTTTCACAACAGTGGATCTCCCACAGCCACAATATATCCATCAATATATAATTCCAAACTTCCTATTCCACATGAGCATGGTTTATGCAATTGCACGCCACTGCGGTGTACCCCTTAGCAAAGGCGATTTTGATGGGTTCCACAGTTATCCGACTGGATTTACTTTTATTTAA
- a CDS encoding ATP-dependent helicase: MARLQTGFPAHIFRWGFSPSNIYHLSRTFRYGHQLSLAANHFIENNRDRADIFCVSANEDQQTEIELVKTDKEGRWIVEYLRRCQKQGQSLREVAVLVRLWSIAAPIELALLANNIPYRSASRNTVLSRRELRPLFWSLNIASGRFAELPPKRRQQGLYEWLTSPHVRIPRKVLEPICSSLAALDKGWGKKLIALLPENLSKPQTKRLRQRADLLTQIESWRGHAGELLRRHIGELELLSGIADDAFTRQQGEERQQTILAFCKYLDTLKQPPAEALAHLQELQRQHREGEQTEADAIQITTMHQAKGLEWEQVIIPTLTQHNMPYQPQRDFSTPASLESERRLMYVAMTRAKSKLFLLAPAEDSKKNDPEASQPSLFINEMQLPLSKLMADSLKERPEKIDTDVPVSRQALHYLEACDYNPNISAPRAPMRKPEPGEGLRHRKLGYGRVLGWEDKRIEVLFSDGKARRFNWETLSQYLM; the protein is encoded by the coding sequence ATGGCGAGGCTCCAAACCGGATTTCCTGCTCACATTTTTCGATGGGGATTTTCCCCCTCGAATATTTATCACCTGAGCCGCACTTTCCGTTACGGCCACCAGCTATCCCTGGCCGCCAACCACTTTATTGAGAACAATCGCGATCGCGCCGATATATTCTGTGTTTCAGCCAATGAAGATCAGCAAACAGAAATCGAGTTGGTAAAAACCGATAAGGAGGGGCGCTGGATTGTAGAGTACCTGCGCCGATGCCAAAAGCAAGGTCAGTCACTCAGGGAGGTCGCCGTACTGGTGCGACTGTGGTCTATCGCCGCTCCTATTGAACTGGCACTGCTGGCCAATAATATTCCCTACCGTTCAGCAAGCCGCAACACCGTCCTTTCGCGCCGGGAGCTGCGCCCCTTATTTTGGAGTTTAAATATTGCCTCCGGTCGATTCGCCGAACTTCCACCCAAGCGTCGCCAGCAGGGACTTTACGAATGGCTGACCTCTCCCCATGTGCGTATTCCGCGCAAAGTCCTGGAGCCCATCTGTTCCTCTCTGGCAGCGCTGGACAAAGGCTGGGGCAAGAAGCTGATTGCCCTGCTACCTGAAAACCTGAGCAAGCCCCAGACCAAACGCTTGCGCCAACGGGCAGACCTGCTTACCCAGATTGAGAGCTGGCGCGGTCACGCTGGAGAGCTACTGCGTCGCCATATCGGTGAACTGGAACTTCTCAGCGGAATCGCTGACGACGCCTTCACCCGCCAACAAGGGGAGGAGAGGCAACAAACCATCCTCGCTTTCTGCAAATACCTGGACACACTGAAGCAGCCACCCGCTGAAGCCCTGGCACATCTACAAGAACTTCAACGCCAACACCGGGAGGGCGAACAAACCGAAGCGGATGCTATACAGATAACGACTATGCACCAAGCTAAAGGTTTGGAGTGGGAACAAGTAATTATCCCCACCCTCACCCAGCACAATATGCCCTATCAACCTCAACGGGACTTCAGCACACCCGCGTCACTGGAGAGCGAACGCCGCTTGATGTACGTGGCGATGACCCGCGCCAAGTCAAAACTCTTCTTGTTGGCCCCTGCAGAAGACTCCAAAAAGAATGATCCAGAGGCTTCGCAGCCTTCATTATTTATTAATGAAATGCAGCTTCCTTTAAGTAAATTGATGGCAGACTCCCTAAAGGAGCGCCCGGAAAAAATCGACACTGATGTGCCGGTTTCACGTCAAGCGCTCCACTATTTAGAAGCTTGCGATTACAACCCCAATATCAGTGCACCCCGGGCCCCCATGCGAAAACCCGAACCTGGAGAGGGACTACGGCATCGAAAACTTGGCTATGGAAGGGTTTTAGGATGGGAGGACAAGCGTATCGAGGTTTTATTTAGCGATGGAAAAGCTCGACGATTTAATTGGGAGACTTTGTCACAATATCTGATGTAG
- a CDS encoding ATP-dependent helicase: MGGNNLTSEQQAIADHAGGHAKIIAVAGSGKTTALLHYIKSRLDAGIAPERLLVLMYNRSAREDFDRRLRQLTEGSTPAVHTFHSVGYRLYQRMIANDHIAAANLSPLPQSTIQLQIWKAIEECAPTHELEEIRARKQSEIEAAEFFIDYTKTILSGDLSAFQELKLGDEYMYFLQVFRTFEAWRRSQNAVTYADLIYDPAMLLSMDEEIAEQYGSYYEDILVDEYQDINEIQHFLLRVLYGKSGNVIAIGDPDQTIYEWRGSKPDFLLTFFDGDFPPRIFIT; this comes from the coding sequence ATGGGCGGAAACAACCTTACCTCTGAACAACAGGCAATTGCAGATCATGCCGGTGGTCACGCCAAGATCATTGCCGTTGCCGGCTCCGGCAAAACCACTGCTCTGTTGCACTACATAAAGAGCCGCCTTGATGCAGGTATCGCCCCCGAACGACTGCTGGTATTAATGTACAACCGCAGTGCTCGGGAGGACTTCGACCGCCGCTTACGGCAGCTGACTGAAGGCTCGACACCAGCGGTACATACCTTTCACAGTGTTGGATATCGTTTATACCAACGCATGATCGCCAATGATCATATCGCTGCTGCCAACCTATCCCCCCTGCCCCAATCCACAATCCAATTACAAATCTGGAAGGCCATTGAAGAGTGCGCGCCTACCCACGAACTCGAAGAGATTAGAGCACGGAAGCAATCTGAGATTGAGGCCGCTGAATTTTTTATTGACTACACCAAAACGATTCTCTCGGGAGATCTCAGCGCATTTCAGGAACTGAAGCTCGGCGATGAATACATGTATTTTCTGCAGGTATTTCGCACTTTTGAAGCTTGGCGTCGCAGCCAAAATGCGGTTACCTACGCCGACCTGATTTATGACCCAGCCATGCTGCTCAGCATGGATGAGGAGATAGCCGAGCAGTACGGCAGTTATTACGAAGACATCCTGGTGGATGAATACCAGGATATCAATGAGATTCAACACTTTTTATTGCGAGTTCTCTACGGAAAATCTGGCAACGTCATCGCGATTGGCGACCCAGATCAAACAATTTACGAATGGCGAGGCTCCAAACCGGATTTCCTGCTCACATTTTTCGATGGGGATTTTCCCCCTCGAATATTTATCACCTGA
- the sulP gene encoding sulfate permease, with amino-acid sequence MRLLHLIPPWLRRYQPKWLVGDSVAALLASMMLIPQALAYAALAGLPPYLGLYAGLLPLVGYALFGSSSVLSVGPVAVLALMTASALTPIASPGSPEYISGAILLALLSGVILLLMGFLGLGSLANLLSLPVVDGFVSGAALLIIAGQFAPLLGISSNGDTVLEILISTFNHLPETDREAALLGLIALASLIAARLGLPFLLRKIGVGPARSKLLSRLAPMLIVVIAIVLTAIFHWEKELPVVGVIPAGLPHLSIPSINPGLIYKLLLPALIIALLGFVESLSIAHSIAQRRGEKLNTNAELRGLGASNLLSAFSGGFAVTGSFARTAVNDESGAKTPLSGVIAAVLIALLLLYATKVFTELPICVLAATIIVAAANLINFQGMAHHWRYDRTDGLAMAGTFLGVVFFGVETGIALGVGLSFATLIWRASRPHIAVVGRVPGTEQFRNVLRHTVKTDSEILFLRIDENLFFSNINAIEERLFVEIKRHRNTRHMVLILSSVNRIDSTAIERLLQVNRDLQNRNIQLHLAEVKGAVLDRLGHSKLLQELSGRVFLSPYIAELALRHHQISDSDKPSE; translated from the coding sequence ATGCGGCTACTCCACCTAATCCCTCCATGGCTTCGACGCTACCAGCCCAAGTGGCTGGTGGGAGATAGTGTTGCCGCCCTCCTGGCCAGCATGATGCTGATTCCACAGGCCCTCGCCTATGCCGCACTTGCCGGCTTGCCCCCTTATCTAGGGCTCTACGCTGGGCTGCTCCCATTAGTAGGATACGCACTGTTTGGCTCCAGCTCAGTGCTGTCCGTCGGCCCGGTGGCCGTGCTCGCCCTGATGACCGCTTCAGCTCTCACCCCCATAGCCTCACCGGGCAGTCCCGAGTACATTTCCGGCGCCATATTATTAGCACTCTTGAGTGGAGTAATCCTGCTATTAATGGGGTTTCTTGGCCTCGGCAGCCTCGCTAACCTCTTGAGCCTTCCGGTTGTTGACGGTTTTGTCTCCGGCGCCGCGCTGCTGATTATTGCCGGGCAGTTTGCCCCCTTGCTGGGAATATCAAGCAATGGCGATACGGTTCTCGAAATATTGATCAGCACCTTTAACCACCTGCCTGAAACCGATCGGGAAGCAGCCCTGCTGGGGCTCATTGCACTGGCCAGCTTAATTGCCGCCCGTCTAGGTTTACCCTTCCTGCTCAGGAAAATCGGGGTCGGCCCGGCACGATCCAAATTGCTTTCGCGGTTGGCGCCCATGCTTATCGTGGTGATTGCCATTGTGCTTACCGCTATTTTTCACTGGGAGAAGGAATTACCCGTTGTAGGGGTTATTCCCGCTGGCCTACCACACCTAAGCATCCCCTCTATTAACCCGGGGCTGATTTACAAACTGCTTTTGCCCGCCCTGATTATTGCCCTGCTCGGATTTGTCGAAAGTTTATCTATTGCTCACTCTATCGCCCAGCGGCGCGGCGAGAAGCTCAACACTAATGCGGAACTGCGGGGGCTGGGCGCCTCCAACCTACTCAGCGCATTTTCAGGAGGGTTTGCAGTAACCGGCAGCTTTGCACGGACAGCCGTTAACGATGAGAGCGGGGCAAAAACCCCTCTCAGCGGCGTGATAGCCGCAGTGCTAATAGCCCTGCTACTTCTGTATGCCACCAAAGTCTTTACTGAACTGCCAATCTGCGTGCTAGCTGCCACCATCATTGTTGCAGCCGCAAACCTGATCAACTTCCAGGGTATGGCCCACCACTGGCGCTACGACCGCACCGATGGACTGGCTATGGCCGGCACATTTCTCGGGGTAGTGTTTTTTGGCGTGGAGACCGGGATTGCCCTGGGCGTCGGGCTCTCATTCGCCACATTGATCTGGCGAGCCAGCCGGCCACATATCGCTGTCGTGGGGCGTGTACCGGGTACTGAGCAATTCCGTAATGTACTTCGCCATACGGTGAAAACCGACTCTGAAATTTTGTTCCTGCGTATTGATGAGAACCTGTTTTTTAGCAACATCAATGCGATTGAGGAGCGACTTTTTGTAGAGATAAAGCGGCATCGCAATACCCGCCATATGGTGCTGATCTTATCGTCTGTTAACCGGATCGACAGCACAGCGATAGAGCGTCTGTTACAAGTAAACCGGGATTTACAGAATCGAAATATCCAGCTGCATCTGGCTGAGGTAAAGGGGGCTGTACTGGATCGCCTGGGCCACTCCAAGCTACTGCAGGAATTGAGCGGCCGCGTGTTCCTCTCCCCCTACATCGCAGAGCTTGCTCTGCGCCACCATCAAATCTCCGATAGCGACAAACCATCCGAATAA
- a CDS encoding DUF6691 family protein, with product MMMKTNISALLAGLTFGLGLLLSGMANPEKVLGFLDLAGAWDPSLGLVMFGAIAVGLPLFHFIRRRGQSIWKQPLHLPASNRVDRRLVLGSLLFGAGWGLAGFCPGPAIVATGAGQLKAVIFMLAMLTGMGIFQLFGIKRTAAVE from the coding sequence ATGATGATGAAAACCAATATCAGCGCACTTTTGGCCGGGCTCACTTTCGGCCTGGGGTTATTGCTCTCCGGTATGGCCAACCCGGAGAAAGTTCTGGGCTTCCTAGATTTAGCCGGCGCCTGGGACCCCTCTCTGGGACTGGTGATGTTTGGCGCTATCGCTGTGGGCCTGCCACTATTCCATTTCATCAGACGGCGGGGACAGTCTATCTGGAAGCAACCGCTTCACCTGCCGGCAAGTAACCGGGTTGATCGCCGATTGGTATTGGGCAGCCTTCTATTTGGCGCCGGCTGGGGACTGGCGGGGTTTTGCCCCGGACCGGCGATTGTCGCTACTGGGGCGGGACAACTTAAAGCGGTAATTTTTATGCTCGCCATGCTCACGGGTATGGGGATATTCCAACTCTTCGGGATCAAGCGCACTGCCGCAGTGGAGTAA
- a CDS encoding YeeE/YedE family protein, whose protein sequence is MTIDWTAFTPGTALAGGLLIGLASAALLAFNGRIAGISGIIGGLLDQIQGSLWRLAFIGGLLISPLAWKIFATVPDIDVQAGYPTLIAAGLLVGLGTRMASGCTSGHGVCGLSRLSTRSLTATLIFMAAGFATVFLMRHPLIGQLGQ, encoded by the coding sequence ATGACCATCGATTGGACCGCTTTCACCCCGGGCACTGCACTCGCCGGGGGGCTGCTGATTGGCCTCGCCAGTGCCGCTTTACTCGCCTTTAACGGTCGTATCGCAGGTATCTCCGGCATCATTGGCGGACTGCTTGACCAAATCCAGGGTTCCCTGTGGCGCCTGGCCTTTATCGGGGGGCTATTGATAAGCCCTCTTGCCTGGAAAATCTTTGCAACAGTGCCCGACATTGATGTCCAGGCAGGTTATCCCACCTTAATTGCTGCGGGATTACTGGTGGGCCTGGGCACGCGGATGGCTTCCGGTTGTACCAGTGGCCATGGTGTTTGCGGCTTGTCCCGACTCTCCACTCGCTCGCTAACCGCCACCCTGATATTTATGGCCGCGGGCTTCGCAACCGTATTTCTAATGCGACACCCCCTGATCGGCCAGCTGGGGCAATGA
- a CDS encoding metalloregulator ArsR/SmtB family transcription factor → MPDTEHLDLNKMRDSAGQAAAMLRSLANQDRLLLLCQLSQEELNVGELEERLGIHQPSLSQQLGVLRREGLVETRREGKNVFYRVADPRVLALLQTLYQLYCAE, encoded by the coding sequence ATGCCTGATACTGAACATCTCGATCTCAACAAAATGCGCGATTCCGCTGGCCAGGCGGCAGCGATGCTGCGCTCCCTGGCCAATCAGGACCGCTTGCTACTTCTATGTCAGCTCAGCCAGGAAGAGTTAAATGTAGGCGAATTGGAAGAGCGCCTGGGTATTCATCAACCAAGCCTGTCCCAACAACTGGGGGTCCTCCGTCGCGAAGGCCTGGTCGAAACACGCCGCGAGGGAAAAAACGTCTTCTACCGGGTTGCAGACCCGCGAGTACTCGCCCTGCTGCAAACCCTTTACCAGCTCTACTGTGCGGAGTAA
- a CDS encoding MBL fold metallo-hydrolase, protein MAHEEHCARVQPFLDRDTETWSYVVYDREGGSAAIVDSVLNFDSASGRTSSRGAEELVSFIQEKDLTLEWILETHAHADHLSAAPFLRQQLGGRIGIGEHICQVQKIFRDVFNLEREFLADGSQFDHLFKDGETFQVGKLTAKVIYSPGHTPADMAWLIGDALFVGDTLFMPDVGSARCDFPGGDASELYRSVRKILSLPDQTRMFMCHDYPPKGKRGYQCETSVGEQRRENIHLRDGVAEDDFVAVRRKRDATLSVPRLIVPSVQVNIRAGQMPPAESNGTVYLKVPLNQL, encoded by the coding sequence ATGGCTCATGAAGAACACTGTGCCCGGGTACAGCCGTTCCTGGATCGGGATACAGAAACCTGGAGCTATGTGGTGTACGACAGGGAAGGGGGTTCCGCCGCTATTGTGGACTCTGTGCTGAATTTTGATTCAGCCTCGGGTCGCACCAGTAGCCGAGGTGCTGAGGAGCTGGTGTCATTTATTCAAGAGAAAGACCTGACTCTGGAGTGGATACTGGAGACTCATGCCCATGCTGACCACTTATCAGCGGCACCGTTTTTACGCCAGCAATTGGGTGGGCGTATCGGGATCGGTGAACACATTTGCCAGGTGCAGAAAATCTTCCGCGATGTATTTAACCTTGAGCGGGAGTTCCTGGCAGATGGCAGTCAGTTTGATCATCTCTTTAAGGATGGTGAGACTTTCCAGGTGGGTAAGCTGACAGCGAAAGTGATTTACAGTCCCGGCCACACCCCCGCAGATATGGCCTGGCTAATCGGCGATGCGCTTTTTGTTGGCGATACCTTATTTATGCCGGATGTTGGCAGTGCGCGATGTGACTTCCCCGGCGGCGATGCGTCAGAGCTGTATCGCTCAGTGCGTAAGATCTTGTCCCTTCCCGACCAAACTCGCATGTTTATGTGTCACGACTACCCGCCTAAAGGTAAGCGGGGCTATCAGTGTGAGACCAGCGTGGGAGAGCAACGCAGGGAGAATATTCATTTGCGCGATGGGGTTGCCGAGGACGATTTTGTCGCGGTGCGCCGCAAGCGTGATGCCACTTTATCTGTGCCGCGGCTGATAGTACCGTCTGTGCAGGTGAATATTCGTGCGGGGCAAATGCCCCCGGCAGAATCGAATGGCACCGTTTATTTGAAAGTGCCGCTTAATCAGCTTTAA
- a CDS encoding TIGR01244 family sulfur transferase: MNIKQLDEQVSVSEHIACESMVPLAQSGVQVVVCNCPEGESETHPSYVEMEQAALAVGIKFVAIPFTRGRMMRNHCEAFRDVLQEGDKVHAFCRTGNRSSQVWAGAKILMGADKKQLNSQAQAAGFDIGAVLISIEP, encoded by the coding sequence ATGAATATTAAACAATTAGATGAACAGGTGAGCGTTTCTGAGCATATAGCCTGTGAAAGTATGGTGCCATTGGCTCAGAGTGGGGTGCAAGTTGTAGTATGCAATTGCCCGGAAGGTGAGAGTGAGACTCACCCCTCCTATGTGGAAATGGAGCAGGCCGCATTGGCGGTGGGCATTAAATTTGTGGCTATTCCTTTTACTCGCGGACGTATGATGCGAAATCACTGCGAGGCATTTCGTGATGTTTTGCAGGAAGGAGACAAAGTGCACGCGTTTTGCCGGACGGGTAATCGTTCCAGTCAGGTATGGGCCGGCGCCAAGATCCTGATGGGGGCAGATAAAAAGCAGCTCAATTCCCAGGCCCAGGCCGCAGGATTCGATATTGGTGCAGTGCTGATATCGATTGAACCCTAG
- the sulP gene encoding sulfate permease — protein sequence MAMQHLTRWFPILATIQFYNRQLLIQDLLAALVVTVLLIPQSLAYALLAGLPAEVGLYASMVPLVIYGVFGSSRILSVGPVAVISLMSATALGEVTASGQVDYLTAAAVLALLSGVILAVLGIFRLGFLADFLSLPVISGFITASALLIALSQVAQLLGVSANGDTLLELLPNLAENLANYNQLTLLVGLGVVLFLYLTKACAVQLLQKLGVASRTVDLLTKAAPAVSVLVTIYVSYTFDFQAWGVALIGSVPSGLPSFTRPNLSLSLLESLAVPALMIAIIGYVESVSVAKTLATRRRQRIDANQELVALGLANVGAGFSGGFPVSGGFSRSVVNDAAGAQTQFASLFTAFGIGCTALFLTLPLYFLPKVTLAATIIFSVLALVDVSILRKTWHFSKADFMSVSLTIAVTLLLGVEVGVVCGVGASLLLFIYRASRPHIAEVGLVEGTEHFRNIDRYTVTTVPEVLTFRVDGRLMFSNIRILEERIYSSVEQRKAIKHVILMCSAVNEIDWSALEVLQAINVNLTDKGITLHLSEVKGPVKDRLEASHFLSKLSGRVFLSQYQAFLFASSS from the coding sequence ATGGCGATGCAGCATCTCACCAGATGGTTTCCCATTCTGGCTACTATTCAATTCTATAATCGACAGTTACTGATTCAGGATTTACTGGCGGCTCTTGTTGTCACCGTGCTTCTGATCCCGCAATCGCTTGCTTATGCTCTGCTGGCCGGGCTGCCAGCTGAAGTAGGGCTCTACGCAAGTATGGTTCCGCTGGTGATCTATGGCGTTTTTGGTAGCAGCAGAATCCTATCTGTAGGGCCTGTAGCAGTAATCTCCTTGATGAGTGCGACTGCCTTGGGTGAGGTAACAGCCAGTGGTCAGGTAGATTATCTCACCGCTGCTGCCGTGTTGGCGTTGCTGTCAGGCGTGATACTTGCGGTGCTAGGGATATTTAGGTTGGGCTTTCTGGCTGATTTTCTATCCCTCCCGGTAATTTCAGGATTTATAACTGCGTCTGCCTTATTAATTGCACTTAGCCAGGTTGCTCAATTGTTGGGCGTGTCAGCAAATGGAGACACACTACTGGAGTTGCTACCGAACTTGGCCGAGAATTTGGCTAACTATAATCAACTGACTTTGTTGGTCGGACTGGGGGTGGTGCTATTTCTATATCTAACAAAAGCTTGTGCTGTGCAGCTTTTACAGAAGCTAGGGGTAGCATCTAGAACTGTCGATCTTTTAACTAAAGCAGCTCCTGCGGTGTCTGTATTGGTGACTATTTACGTCTCATATACTTTTGACTTCCAAGCTTGGGGAGTAGCACTAATTGGTAGTGTGCCGTCAGGCCTCCCCTCATTTACCAGACCGAACCTTTCTCTTTCCCTTCTTGAATCTCTAGCGGTGCCTGCGCTAATGATTGCCATTATTGGCTATGTTGAATCCGTATCCGTGGCCAAGACTTTAGCTACAAGACGCCGGCAGAGAATTGATGCGAATCAAGAATTGGTGGCTTTAGGGTTAGCAAATGTGGGGGCGGGTTTCTCTGGTGGGTTTCCAGTTAGTGGTGGCTTTTCTCGGTCTGTAGTTAATGATGCAGCTGGAGCGCAGACACAGTTTGCCAGCCTATTTACCGCCTTTGGTATTGGTTGTACGGCCCTTTTTCTTACTTTACCGCTATATTTTCTTCCAAAGGTAACTCTTGCGGCCACAATTATTTTTTCCGTCTTAGCATTGGTAGATGTTTCTATTCTTCGAAAGACTTGGCATTTCTCTAAAGCAGACTTTATGTCTGTGTCATTAACAATTGCAGTTACTCTGCTCCTGGGTGTGGAGGTTGGCGTGGTCTGTGGAGTGGGGGCATCACTCCTTTTATTCATTTATCGTGCGTCGAGACCTCATATTGCTGAAGTAGGCTTGGTGGAAGGCACTGAACACTTTCGCAACATTGATCGTTATACTGTGACGACTGTTCCAGAGGTGCTCACCTTCAGGGTTGATGGCCGATTGATGTTCTCCAATATTAGAATCCTGGAAGAACGTATTTATTCTAGTGTGGAGCAGAGAAAAGCAATCAAGCATGTGATATTAATGTGTAGTGCAGTTAATGAGATTGACTGGAGTGCCCTGGAAGTGTTACAGGCGATCAATGTTAATCTGACGGATAAAGGTATAACTCTTCATTTGTCTGAAGTTAAAGGTCCGGTTAAAGATAGGTTGGAGGCAAGTCACTTTTTAAGTAAGTTGTCGGGGCGGGTGTTTTTGAGTCAATATCAGGCGTTTTTATTTGCATCCTCGAGCTAA
- a CDS encoding ester cyclase produces the protein MNKPTFYSLLFAFCYLFYLTPPALAQSNNLQENKKLAMQAVDIWLSGSKVDPNKVFSPDYINNLDSSTSDSAGPQKRNLKQLEEEAAKFHTAFKDVKAINNRQVAEGDLVATHITIRAKHVGSFMGENPTKKTITWDAVEFSKIQNGKIVEAWVTWDKYGFLKQLGALE, from the coding sequence GTGAACAAACCAACTTTTTACTCTCTACTCTTTGCATTTTGCTACCTTTTTTACCTGACCCCGCCCGCTCTCGCACAATCAAACAACTTACAGGAAAATAAAAAGCTTGCCATGCAGGCTGTTGATATCTGGCTGAGTGGAAGTAAAGTTGACCCCAATAAAGTCTTTTCTCCTGACTATATAAACAACCTGGACTCTTCAACATCGGATAGTGCAGGCCCACAGAAACGTAACCTCAAACAGCTTGAAGAAGAAGCAGCAAAGTTCCATACAGCATTCAAAGATGTCAAAGCAATCAACAACAGGCAAGTTGCGGAAGGAGATTTAGTAGCAACTCATATTACAATCAGAGCCAAACATGTCGGTTCATTTATGGGGGAAAATCCAACAAAGAAAACTATCACTTGGGATGCGGTAGAATTTAGCAAGATCCAGAATGGAAAAATAGTCGAAGCCTGGGTCACTTGGGACAAATATGGATTCCTGAAACAGCTTGGCGCACTGGAATAA